In a genomic window of Mastacembelus armatus chromosome 3, fMasArm1.2, whole genome shotgun sequence:
- the urb2 gene encoding unhealthy ribosome biogenesis protein 2 homolog isoform X1: MSPNVWTAAAAMAAIYSGIHLKLKSPQTPWEDKLKLARFAWISSHCLLPNKEQVLLDWCTHALTGWYSQKVEFSHSVLEGLWCYIDDMLHSQKLHSLSKQGKSISLRLSMAQLLLDCIQECAHGSMSLVCGPTILSVCEGILSSPVLSTVFTTKYELMADLLAKLCSLTCCHLQQLSLTEVLMTDSVTCLDEVTSKCLQTEPAASLDPLHTPPGHPEMDINKSPFRPKENPHSSNLFEVLLQVLSCYLSVQRQQANPNRVFTVVTNQLIQPLVLLRQMLTSGEFVISHTHLRLNQHMCGDIRIKIDSILQSALFPPEHLISYKEELLPSKEDSGKCGPGQAKGPLKPVSAILSRLSTEDYCELPLRYSVKSNTLSLLFNFFLESYRKRRGDSEEDLRMLCFCFLIRLVPALDLGVDGHSLSSVKADQPVSVSPGQRFPAASLCSPENWSLALLALESLLSQALLADIYNVATDRLVHQEVQLHFYRTLGQMLFNQAQPSIPAWYQCLTVLLSLNHLILEPDLGLLLSSAWVNSKCMEAEVQQSRQLMVCSLLQTYTKVRQLPRLFSELVSVTCQSSLDELQPPLLSEGVTASLRSCLLEAPPSQGLEICSLVLQSVRRYIMSNLVEDEREPEVMEIDGGGDDEKQKEEAKVDQKREDASLKLFSISHLLHAVLFSLKTLDNASPLPLIRQSRGLMEEMQQLVKELLQLLSAEKSIKTSKTGKKNLDHRESEKVSETTMGALWVQKIQEAALLLMYTWVEVDTCFDINCSKYKSHDSAHIRAASEAEDEDISNAAVLTHIEKILFGDISTAHLCPTPYCSPMSRLLLKLLTLQQMKKVLLCTTLLSESSDAVQLKRAAQFILAKCELEVPLDDEQMWDGQIGNVGANSYFVAHWHLVLTNLPLIAPYLNREDVDCIANVLVSSLLSRQTNGGKDKRPSCLSVSLISLQLLQSPILTELPSLFSGTVCSLTNRIKRCLVAAHPPSVGPMLLKLQEKRPGPSQSLLTQEDDKTLVEHILASSKTGEVFVVLTNTQNKELVNLLQVLTNLNPDAMSSDDLASIFLLLLFTLTSTSSQSEQVVVACPDSGSDAVLVLKLLKILTCLLEGKNFQSVLKLIHGGTLLQAAMSSLLWHSSNGRFGAKCCPDWLDVIKAMQGFITSLVQLIIIRKSSVRLNLDQFCSFLTSKEIRNKSRSKSDPGASILSVHLVLASLTAFAQAITSNLGRSKAMDQTLTQMLTRVTASLGPAVESVLKPQTLSEVVIQPASMLGQAFLVEVVRVMLRCELSSLSIEGEKKHTLNHMTLYQGFYRQILREINFTGRPMDFLLSSLHFLSAFYKAVERTRAEMESESGEKRGKELDELYMQILQNVHRLLTAPWLSPNDISKLESAVQELLCQLLEKSTTGRFSLLLLMIRQGLDRAKLRVGNYREELSAVTIIKLLSCCQLPEPCSKVLWLIAPQIISAMVFLVRSSSQDTSLTLPFTVPTVMAITSLLRQGEGLITNPHHVILVLGALQEVPLDHLSQIVYESAFLCVHETLFAIIQCYPQVTLKAAPSFLNVFYRLVASLMQEGQQRGVSNTGTDSDVYLQCARLIERMYSHIAATAESFTTLSAFMVAQYVTELQKVTLRPDVKLHLTEGIYQILDLCMEQDIKFLMARLQIGVREVFDELYSSYTHYHKAQRQGEDKYTV, encoded by the exons ATGTCGCCAAATGTCTGGACTGCAG CTGCAGCGATGGCTGCCATCTACTCTGGCATCCATCTGAAGCTGAAAAGTCCTCAGACTCCGTGGGAGGATAAGTTGAAACTGGCACGTTTTGCCTGGATCTCTTCTCACTGCCTGCTGCCCAACAAAGAACAG GTGCTGTTAGACTGGTGCACCCATGCTCTGACAGGATGGTACAGTCAGAAGGTGGAGTTTTCTCACAGTGTGTTGGAAGGCCTGTGGTGCTACATTGATGATATGCTTCACAGCCAGAAGCTGCACTCACTTTCCAAGCAGGGCAAGAGCATCAGCCTGAGGCTCAGCATGGCCCAG CTGCTACTTGACTGTATCCAGGAGTGTGCACATGGCTCTATGTCACTGGTGTGTGGACCCACCatactcagtgtgtgtgaggggattCTTTCTTCTCCTGTGCTCTCAACTGTCTTCACCACCAAGTATGAGCTCATGGCTGATCTGCTAGCCAAGCTCTGCTCTCTGACCTGTTGTCATCTACAGCAGCTGTCGCTTACGGAAGTCCTAATGACAGACTCTGTCACATGTCTAGATGAGGTCACATCTAAGTGTCTTCAAACTGAACCTGCTGCCAGTTTGGATCCTTTGCACACCCCACCAGGTCATCCAGAGATGGATATTAATAAGTCCCCTTTTAGACCAAAGGAAAACCCTCATTCATCTAATTTGTTTGAAGTTTTGCTTCAGGTGTTGTCATGCTATTTGTCTGTTCAGCGACAGCAAGCCAACCCAAACAGAGTCTTTACTGTAGTAACCAACCAACTCATCCAGCCATTAGTACTGCTTAGGCAAATGCTAACATCTGGAGAATTTGTAATATCTCACACACATCTGCGTCTCAATCAGCATATGTGCGGAGACATCCGCATCAAGATAGACTCCATCCTTCAGTCAGCTCTCTTCCCACCGGAGCACCTGATCTCTTACAAAGAGGAACTCCTCCCATCTAAAGAGGATTCTGGGAAATGTGGCCCTGGACAGGCAAAGGGTCCCTTGAAGCCAGTCAGTGCCATACTTTCCAGATTGAGCACTGAGGATTATTGTGAACTTCCCCTACGCTACTCTGTGAAGTCCAACACATTGTCTttgctgtttaatttttttttggaaagttatcgaaaaagaagaggagataGTGAGGAAGATCTTAGgatgctgtgtttctgttttctcatcagATTGGTCCCAGCTTTGGATCTAGGTGTTGATGGACACTCACTCTCCTCTGTTAAAGCAGACCAACCAGTTTCAGTGTCCCCTGGGCAAAGGTTTCCCGCAGCTTCTCTTTGTTCCCCAGAGAACTGGAGTCTAGCCCTGCTGGCATTGGAGTCCCTGCTTAGCCAGGCTCTGTTAGCTGATATTTATAATGTAGCAACAGACAGGCTAGTCCACCAAGAAGTCCAACTACACTTTTACAGAACCCTGGGGCAAATGCTGTTTAACCAGGCCCAGCCGAG catccCAGCCTGGTACCAGTGTTTGACTGTATTGTTGAGTCTCAACCATCTGATTCTTGAACCAGACCTGGGCCTACTTTTATCTTCAGCCTGGGTTAATTCTAAATGCATGGAAGCAGAAGTGCAGCAGTCCAGACAG CTCATGGTATGCAGCCTGCTCCAGACTTATACTAAAGTCCGTCAGCTCCCTCGCCTCTTCTCTGAGCTAGTGTCTGTGACCTGTCAGTCATCTCTGGATGAACTCCAACCTCCTCTGCTGTCTGAAGGGGTCACTGCCTCTCTAAGGTCTTGTCTTCTGGAAGCACCCCCATCGCAGGGCCTAGAAATCTGCTCATTAGTGTTGCAGAGCGTCAGGAGATACATAATGTCCAACCTAGTAGAGGATGAAAGAGAGCCAGAGGTGATGGAGATTGATGGAGGAGGGgatgatgaaaaacagaaagaagaagctAAGGTTGACCAGAAAAGAGAAGATGCATCTCTGAAGCTTTTCTCCATCAGCCATCTCCTTCATGCTGTTTTATTCAGTCTGAAGACCCTGGACAATGCGTCTCCTCTTCCCTTGATCAGGCAGAGTCGAGGCTTAATGGAGGAGATGCAACAGTTAGTCAAGGAGTTATTGCAGCTGTTGTCAGCAGAAAAGAGTATAAAAACCTCCAAAACGGGCAAAAAGAATTTGGACCACAGGGAGTCAGAGAAGGTCTCAGAGACTACAATGGGAGCACTGTGGGTACAGAAGATTCAGGAGGCTGCTCTTCTTCTCATGTACACCTGGGTTGAAGTAGACACATGTTTTGATATCAACTGTAGTAAATACAAATCTCATGATTCAGCCCACATAAGAGCTGCAAGTGAGGCTGAAGATGAAGACATATCTAATGCTGCAGTCCTAACCCACATAGAGAAAATTTTATTTGGTGACATTTCAACAGCACACCTTTGTCCCACACCCTACTGCAGTCCCATGAGCCGTTTGCTGCTAAAACTCCTCACTTTGCAACAGATGAAGAAAGTTTTGTTATGCACCACCTTACTCAGTGAATCCAGTGATGCAGTGCAATTAAAAAGGGCAGCACAGTTTATTTTAGCTAAATGTGAGCTTGAGGTGCCTCTAGATGATGAGCAGATGTGGGATGGGCAGATAGGCAACGTGGGTGCCAACTCCTACTTTGTAGCACACTGGCATCTTGTTTTAACCAATTTACCTTTGATTGCTCCCTACCTGAACAGAGAAGATGTGGATTGCATAGCAAATGTTCTTGTCAGTTCACTcctcagcagacagacaaatggAGGAAAGGACAAGCGAcccagctgtctgtctgtctccctcatATCTTTACAGCTTCTTCAAAGCCCAATTCTTACTGAGTTGCCTTCACTTTTCTCTGGCACAGTTTGTTCCCTCACAAATCGGATTAAGAGGTGTCTTGTTGCAGCACATCCACCCAGTGTTGGTCCTATGCTTCTGAAGCTTCAGGAGAAACGACCTGGTCCCAGTCAGTCCTTGCTCACACAGGAGGATGACAAGACTCTAGTGGAGCATATACTGGCATCCTCTAAGACTGGAGAAGTGTTTGTGGTGCTCACTAATACACAGAACAAGGAACTAGTGAACCTACTCCAAGTCTTAACAAACCTAAACCCAGATGCAATGAGTTCTGATGATCTTGCCtccattttcctcctcctcctctttacACTGACTTCCACCTCCAGTCAGTCAGAGCAGGTGGTCGTGGCTTGTCCTGATTCAGGGAGTGATGCTGTATTGGTGCTTAAACTACTCAAGATTTTGACATGTCTGCTGGAAGGTAAAAACTTCCAAAGTGTTTTGAAGCTTATTCATGGTGGCACTCTACTACAGGCTGCCAtgtcctctctcctctggcATAGCAGCAATGGGAGATTTGGAGCCAAGTGCTGTCCTGATTGGTTGGATGTAATCAAAGCCATGCAGGGCTTCATCACGTCTTTGGTTCAGTTAATTATAATCAGAAAAAGTAGTGTTCGACTCAACCTGGACCAGTTTTGTTCCTTTCTTACCAGTAAGGAAATAAGAAACAAATCCAGGAGTAAATCAGATCCAGGTGCATCCATTTTGTCTGTTCATCTTGTACTGGCTTCACTGACTGCTTTTGCCCAGGCGATAACCTCTAATCTGGGTAGGAGTAAAGCCATGGATCAAACCTTGACACAAATGCTCACAAGAGTGACTGCTTCCCTGGGACCAGCTGTTGAGTCTGTTCTAAAGCCACAGACTCTCAGTGAGGTGGTCATCCAACCAGCTAGCATGCTTGGTCAAGCCTTTTTGGTAGAAGTTGTTCGTGTCATGCTGCGGTGTGAACTGTCCTCACTGTCAATAGAGGGTGAGAAGAAGCACACTCTGAACCACATGACCCTCTATCAGGGTTTCTACCGGCAGATCCTCAGAGAAATTAACTTTACTGGCAGGCccatggacttcctgttgtCATCTCTCCATTTCCTGTCTGCTTTCTACAAAGCAGTAGAGAGGACAAGAGCAGAGATGGAGAGTGAGtcaggagagaagagaggaaaggagtTGGATGAGCTGTACATGCAGATACTTCAAAATGTGCACAGACTTCTAACAG CTCCTTGGCTGTCTCCAAATGATATTAGTAAGCTGGAGTCTGCTGTGCAGGAGCTGCTGTGCCAGCTCCTGGAAAAAAGTACTACAGGTCGGTTCAGCCTGTTGCTTCTAATGATCAGACAAGGCCTGGACAGAGCAAAGCTGAGGGTTGGAAACTACAGG GAGGAGCTGTCTGCAGTAACCATCATCAAGCTACTATCCTGTTGTCAGTTGCCTGAGCCCTGCTCTAAAGTCCTATGGCTCATTGCACCACAGATTATATCTGCTATGGTG TTCTTGGTACGATCATCCAGTCAGGACACCTCTCTGACCCTTCCCTTTACTGTCCCTACAGTGATGGCAATCACCTCACTGTTGCGCCAGGGAGAGGGGCTCATCACCAATCCTCATCATGTTATCTTGGTCCTTGGAGCGCTGCAGGAGGTGCCCCTTGACCACTTGTCTCAAATTGTTTACGAGTCAGCGTTCCTGTGTGTTCATGAGACACTGTTTGCCATCATCCAGTGTTATCCTCAG GTGACACTAAAGGCAGCTCCATCGTTCTTAAATGTCTTCTACCGTCTGGTGGCATCTCTA
- the urb2 gene encoding unhealthy ribosome biogenesis protein 2 homolog isoform X3, with amino-acid sequence MSPNVWTAAAAMAAIYSGIHLKLKSPQTPWEDKLKLARFAWISSHCLLPNKEQVLLDWCTHALTGWYSQKVEFSHSVLEGLWCYIDDMLHSQKLHSLSKQGKSISLRLSMAQLLLDCIQECAHGSMSLVCGPTILSVCEGILSSPVLSTVFTTKYELMADLLAKLCSLTCCHLQQLSLTEVLMTDSVTCLDEVTSKCLQTEPAASLDPLHTPPGHPEMDINKSPFRPKENPHSSNLFEVLLQVLSCYLSVQRQQANPNRVFTVVTNQLIQPLVLLRQMLTSGEFVISHTHLRLNQHMCGDIRIKIDSILQSALFPPEHLISYKEELLPSKEDSGKCGPGQAKGPLKPVSAILSRLSTEDYCELPLRYSVKSNTLSLLFNFFLESYRKRRGDSEEDLRMLCFCFLIRLVPALDLGVDGHSLSSVKADQPVSVSPGQRFPAASLCSPENWSLALLALESLLSQALLADIYNVATDRLVHQEVQLHFYRTLGQMLFNQAQPSIPAWYQCLTVLLSLNHLILEPDLGLLLSSAWVNSKCMEAEVQQSRQLMVCSLLQTYTKVRQLPRLFSELVSVTCQSSLDELQPPLLSEGVTASLRSCLLEAPPSQGLEICSLVLQSVRRYIMSNLVEDEREPEVMEIDGGGDDEKQKEEAKVDQKREDASLKLFSISHLLHAVLFSLKTLDNASPLPLIRQSRGLMEEMQQLVKELLQLLSAEKSIKTSKTGKKNLDHRESEKVSETTMGALWVQKIQEAALLLMYTWVEVDTCFDINCSKYKSHDSAHIRAASEAEDEDISNAAVLTHIEKILFGDISTAHLCPTPYCSPMSRLLLKLLTLQQMKKVLLCTTLLSESSDAVQLKRAAQFILAKCELEVPLDDEQMWDGQIGNVGANSYFVAHWHLVLTNLPLIAPYLNREDVDCIANVLVSSLLSRQTNGGKDKRPSCLSVSLISLQLLQSPILTELPSLFSGTVCSLTNRIKRCLVAAHPPSVGPMLLKLQEKRPGPSQSLLTQEDDKTLVEHILASSKTGEVFVVLTNTQNKELVNLLQVLTNLNPDAMSSDDLASIFLLLLFTLTSTSSQSEQVVVACPDSGSDAVLVLKLLKILTCLLEGKNFQSVLKLIHGGTLLQAAMSSLLWHSSNGRFGAKCCPDWLDVIKAMQGFITSLVQLIIIRKSSVRLNLDQFCSFLTSKEIRNKSRSKSDPGASILSVHLVLASLTAFAQAITSNLGRSKAMDQTLTQMLTRVTASLGPAVESVLKPQTLSEVVIQPASMLGQAFLVEVVRVMLRCELSSLSIEGEKKHTLNHMTLYQGFYRQILREINFTGRPMDFLLSSLHFLSAFYKAVERTRAEMESESGEKRGKELDELYMQILQNVHRLLTAPWLSPNDISKLESAVQELLCQLLEKSTTGRFSLLLLMIRQGLDRAKLRVGNYREELSAVTIIKLLSCCQLPEPCSKVLWLIAPQIISAMV; translated from the exons ATGTCGCCAAATGTCTGGACTGCAG CTGCAGCGATGGCTGCCATCTACTCTGGCATCCATCTGAAGCTGAAAAGTCCTCAGACTCCGTGGGAGGATAAGTTGAAACTGGCACGTTTTGCCTGGATCTCTTCTCACTGCCTGCTGCCCAACAAAGAACAG GTGCTGTTAGACTGGTGCACCCATGCTCTGACAGGATGGTACAGTCAGAAGGTGGAGTTTTCTCACAGTGTGTTGGAAGGCCTGTGGTGCTACATTGATGATATGCTTCACAGCCAGAAGCTGCACTCACTTTCCAAGCAGGGCAAGAGCATCAGCCTGAGGCTCAGCATGGCCCAG CTGCTACTTGACTGTATCCAGGAGTGTGCACATGGCTCTATGTCACTGGTGTGTGGACCCACCatactcagtgtgtgtgaggggattCTTTCTTCTCCTGTGCTCTCAACTGTCTTCACCACCAAGTATGAGCTCATGGCTGATCTGCTAGCCAAGCTCTGCTCTCTGACCTGTTGTCATCTACAGCAGCTGTCGCTTACGGAAGTCCTAATGACAGACTCTGTCACATGTCTAGATGAGGTCACATCTAAGTGTCTTCAAACTGAACCTGCTGCCAGTTTGGATCCTTTGCACACCCCACCAGGTCATCCAGAGATGGATATTAATAAGTCCCCTTTTAGACCAAAGGAAAACCCTCATTCATCTAATTTGTTTGAAGTTTTGCTTCAGGTGTTGTCATGCTATTTGTCTGTTCAGCGACAGCAAGCCAACCCAAACAGAGTCTTTACTGTAGTAACCAACCAACTCATCCAGCCATTAGTACTGCTTAGGCAAATGCTAACATCTGGAGAATTTGTAATATCTCACACACATCTGCGTCTCAATCAGCATATGTGCGGAGACATCCGCATCAAGATAGACTCCATCCTTCAGTCAGCTCTCTTCCCACCGGAGCACCTGATCTCTTACAAAGAGGAACTCCTCCCATCTAAAGAGGATTCTGGGAAATGTGGCCCTGGACAGGCAAAGGGTCCCTTGAAGCCAGTCAGTGCCATACTTTCCAGATTGAGCACTGAGGATTATTGTGAACTTCCCCTACGCTACTCTGTGAAGTCCAACACATTGTCTttgctgtttaatttttttttggaaagttatcgaaaaagaagaggagataGTGAGGAAGATCTTAGgatgctgtgtttctgttttctcatcagATTGGTCCCAGCTTTGGATCTAGGTGTTGATGGACACTCACTCTCCTCTGTTAAAGCAGACCAACCAGTTTCAGTGTCCCCTGGGCAAAGGTTTCCCGCAGCTTCTCTTTGTTCCCCAGAGAACTGGAGTCTAGCCCTGCTGGCATTGGAGTCCCTGCTTAGCCAGGCTCTGTTAGCTGATATTTATAATGTAGCAACAGACAGGCTAGTCCACCAAGAAGTCCAACTACACTTTTACAGAACCCTGGGGCAAATGCTGTTTAACCAGGCCCAGCCGAG catccCAGCCTGGTACCAGTGTTTGACTGTATTGTTGAGTCTCAACCATCTGATTCTTGAACCAGACCTGGGCCTACTTTTATCTTCAGCCTGGGTTAATTCTAAATGCATGGAAGCAGAAGTGCAGCAGTCCAGACAG CTCATGGTATGCAGCCTGCTCCAGACTTATACTAAAGTCCGTCAGCTCCCTCGCCTCTTCTCTGAGCTAGTGTCTGTGACCTGTCAGTCATCTCTGGATGAACTCCAACCTCCTCTGCTGTCTGAAGGGGTCACTGCCTCTCTAAGGTCTTGTCTTCTGGAAGCACCCCCATCGCAGGGCCTAGAAATCTGCTCATTAGTGTTGCAGAGCGTCAGGAGATACATAATGTCCAACCTAGTAGAGGATGAAAGAGAGCCAGAGGTGATGGAGATTGATGGAGGAGGGgatgatgaaaaacagaaagaagaagctAAGGTTGACCAGAAAAGAGAAGATGCATCTCTGAAGCTTTTCTCCATCAGCCATCTCCTTCATGCTGTTTTATTCAGTCTGAAGACCCTGGACAATGCGTCTCCTCTTCCCTTGATCAGGCAGAGTCGAGGCTTAATGGAGGAGATGCAACAGTTAGTCAAGGAGTTATTGCAGCTGTTGTCAGCAGAAAAGAGTATAAAAACCTCCAAAACGGGCAAAAAGAATTTGGACCACAGGGAGTCAGAGAAGGTCTCAGAGACTACAATGGGAGCACTGTGGGTACAGAAGATTCAGGAGGCTGCTCTTCTTCTCATGTACACCTGGGTTGAAGTAGACACATGTTTTGATATCAACTGTAGTAAATACAAATCTCATGATTCAGCCCACATAAGAGCTGCAAGTGAGGCTGAAGATGAAGACATATCTAATGCTGCAGTCCTAACCCACATAGAGAAAATTTTATTTGGTGACATTTCAACAGCACACCTTTGTCCCACACCCTACTGCAGTCCCATGAGCCGTTTGCTGCTAAAACTCCTCACTTTGCAACAGATGAAGAAAGTTTTGTTATGCACCACCTTACTCAGTGAATCCAGTGATGCAGTGCAATTAAAAAGGGCAGCACAGTTTATTTTAGCTAAATGTGAGCTTGAGGTGCCTCTAGATGATGAGCAGATGTGGGATGGGCAGATAGGCAACGTGGGTGCCAACTCCTACTTTGTAGCACACTGGCATCTTGTTTTAACCAATTTACCTTTGATTGCTCCCTACCTGAACAGAGAAGATGTGGATTGCATAGCAAATGTTCTTGTCAGTTCACTcctcagcagacagacaaatggAGGAAAGGACAAGCGAcccagctgtctgtctgtctccctcatATCTTTACAGCTTCTTCAAAGCCCAATTCTTACTGAGTTGCCTTCACTTTTCTCTGGCACAGTTTGTTCCCTCACAAATCGGATTAAGAGGTGTCTTGTTGCAGCACATCCACCCAGTGTTGGTCCTATGCTTCTGAAGCTTCAGGAGAAACGACCTGGTCCCAGTCAGTCCTTGCTCACACAGGAGGATGACAAGACTCTAGTGGAGCATATACTGGCATCCTCTAAGACTGGAGAAGTGTTTGTGGTGCTCACTAATACACAGAACAAGGAACTAGTGAACCTACTCCAAGTCTTAACAAACCTAAACCCAGATGCAATGAGTTCTGATGATCTTGCCtccattttcctcctcctcctctttacACTGACTTCCACCTCCAGTCAGTCAGAGCAGGTGGTCGTGGCTTGTCCTGATTCAGGGAGTGATGCTGTATTGGTGCTTAAACTACTCAAGATTTTGACATGTCTGCTGGAAGGTAAAAACTTCCAAAGTGTTTTGAAGCTTATTCATGGTGGCACTCTACTACAGGCTGCCAtgtcctctctcctctggcATAGCAGCAATGGGAGATTTGGAGCCAAGTGCTGTCCTGATTGGTTGGATGTAATCAAAGCCATGCAGGGCTTCATCACGTCTTTGGTTCAGTTAATTATAATCAGAAAAAGTAGTGTTCGACTCAACCTGGACCAGTTTTGTTCCTTTCTTACCAGTAAGGAAATAAGAAACAAATCCAGGAGTAAATCAGATCCAGGTGCATCCATTTTGTCTGTTCATCTTGTACTGGCTTCACTGACTGCTTTTGCCCAGGCGATAACCTCTAATCTGGGTAGGAGTAAAGCCATGGATCAAACCTTGACACAAATGCTCACAAGAGTGACTGCTTCCCTGGGACCAGCTGTTGAGTCTGTTCTAAAGCCACAGACTCTCAGTGAGGTGGTCATCCAACCAGCTAGCATGCTTGGTCAAGCCTTTTTGGTAGAAGTTGTTCGTGTCATGCTGCGGTGTGAACTGTCCTCACTGTCAATAGAGGGTGAGAAGAAGCACACTCTGAACCACATGACCCTCTATCAGGGTTTCTACCGGCAGATCCTCAGAGAAATTAACTTTACTGGCAGGCccatggacttcctgttgtCATCTCTCCATTTCCTGTCTGCTTTCTACAAAGCAGTAGAGAGGACAAGAGCAGAGATGGAGAGTGAGtcaggagagaagagaggaaaggagtTGGATGAGCTGTACATGCAGATACTTCAAAATGTGCACAGACTTCTAACAG CTCCTTGGCTGTCTCCAAATGATATTAGTAAGCTGGAGTCTGCTGTGCAGGAGCTGCTGTGCCAGCTCCTGGAAAAAAGTACTACAGGTCGGTTCAGCCTGTTGCTTCTAATGATCAGACAAGGCCTGGACAGAGCAAAGCTGAGGGTTGGAAACTACAGG GAGGAGCTGTCTGCAGTAACCATCATCAAGCTACTATCCTGTTGTCAGTTGCCTGAGCCCTGCTCTAAAGTCCTATGGCTCATTGCACCACAGATTATATCTGCTATGGTG TGA